A region from the Campylobacter magnus genome encodes:
- a CDS encoding sulfite exporter TauE/SafE family protein, whose protein sequence is MFESLYILPFVGVFVGFISGFFGIGGGAILVPVLLAFGYDIKSAIADATMLMLTAAIFGSYFNYKRAKYELRGAIILGLGAAFGSLFSGFIVEAVPELALKITLACVIAFNFYRLLRINIHENTGDVNIPEIWLFIIGAVIAAFAISIGMGGAVFLTPLLVGVLGVDIKKAISLGLFFVIFSSFGGFVSMSYNGLIDYKVGAILSVGGLVGVYFGTLAHHKIEKHKQKLALMGLNIITFSLVMRSIFLS, encoded by the coding sequence ATGTTTGAGAGTTTGTATATTTTGCCTTTTGTGGGAGTGTTTGTAGGCTTTATTTCTGGCTTTTTTGGCATTGGCGGTGGGGCGATTTTGGTGCCTGTGCTGCTAGCTTTTGGCTATGATATAAAAAGCGCTATTGCTGATGCTACCATGCTTATGCTAACAGCTGCGATTTTTGGGTCATATTTTAACTACAAGCGTGCTAAATACGAGCTTAGAGGGGCGATTATTTTAGGGCTTGGAGCGGCGTTTGGCTCGCTTTTTAGTGGCTTTATCGTTGAGGCTGTGCCAGAACTAGCTCTTAAAATCACGCTTGCTTGTGTGATAGCCTTTAACTTCTACCGCTTACTTCGCATAAATATACACGAAAACACCGGTGATGTAAATATCCCTGAGATCTGGCTATTTATCATCGGTGCTGTGATTGCTGCCTTTGCGATATCAATCGGCATGGGTGGGGCTGTGTTTTTAACGCCGCTTTTAGTTGGCGTGCTTGGAGTGGATATCAAAAAGGCAATCTCGCTGGGGCTGTTTTTTGTGATTTTTTCTAGTTTTGGAGGCTTTGTGAGTATGAGCTATAATGGGCTAATTGATTATAAAGTCGGTGCGATTTTAAGTGTCGGCGGGCTTGTGGGCGTGTATTTTGGCACGCTAGCACATCACAAGATAGAAAAACACAAGCAAAAACTAGCTCTTATGGGGCTAAATATCATAACTTTTAGCCTTGTTATGCGCTCAATTTTTTTAAGTTAA
- a CDS encoding tetrahydrodipicolinate N-succinyltransferase N-terminal domain-containing protein, protein MPDFNEISSKMHEKAGYKDPLAFGIARVLKNMKGESIKVDFAVVNYKNSFASAAVILHALEKNGAKLDFNSPEAVYELHGGVLGDALEPFSSLFGELDKHANVKALKCAKNAAKVDYTLDYSHSFEAVFLYGDAKPASVESVYLKLYLLSKNFVKPREICLDGAFGILPNLAWDESGEPYELEWLREHEIELKMEGKYPNIAFIDKFPRMLSHIIPSDNATRVLDSAKVRLGAHLAPGTVVMPGASYINFNAGTLGSVMVEGRISSSVRVGAGSDVGGGASILGVLSGTNGNPISVGEKCLLGANSTTGVPLGDGCIVDAGLAILEGTKVFISADNRKKLAQINKDFSFDKEIYKARELSGLNGLHFRQDSRSGQITAALSTRAIKLNESLH, encoded by the coding sequence ATGCCAGATTTTAACGAAATATCAAGCAAAATGCACGAAAAAGCAGGCTATAAAGATCCACTAGCCTTTGGTATAGCAAGAGTGTTAAAAAATATGAAAGGCGAGAGCATAAAAGTAGATTTTGCTGTGGTAAACTACAAAAACTCATTTGCCTCAGCAGCTGTTATCTTGCACGCTTTAGAAAAAAACGGCGCAAAACTAGATTTTAACTCACCAGAGGCTGTTTATGAGCTTCATGGTGGCGTGCTGGGTGATGCTTTAGAGCCTTTTAGCTCACTTTTTGGCGAGCTAGATAAACACGCAAATGTAAAAGCTCTAAAATGCGCTAAAAACGCTGCTAAAGTTGATTACACTCTTGACTACTCACATAGCTTTGAGGCTGTTTTTCTCTATGGTGACGCTAAGCCAGCAAGCGTGGAGAGCGTGTATTTAAAGCTATATTTACTTTCAAAAAACTTTGTAAAGCCTCGTGAAATTTGCCTTGATGGTGCCTTTGGGATACTACCAAATCTAGCGTGGGACGAAAGCGGAGAGCCTTATGAGCTTGAGTGGCTAAGAGAGCATGAAATAGAGCTAAAAATGGAGGGCAAATATCCAAATATCGCTTTTATAGACAAATTCCCTCGCATGCTAAGCCACATCATCCCAAGTGATAACGCTACTCGCGTGCTAGATAGCGCAAAAGTCCGCCTAGGCGCACACCTAGCACCTGGCACTGTGGTCATGCCAGGCGCTAGCTACATAAACTTCAATGCTGGCACGCTTGGTTCAGTCATGGTAGAAGGTCGTATCTCAAGCTCAGTTAGAGTGGGAGCCGGCAGCGATGTAGGCGGTGGTGCTAGCATTTTAGGCGTGCTAAGTGGCACAAACGGCAATCCTATTAGCGTAGGCGAAAAATGCCTTCTTGGCGCAAATAGCACAACAGGCGTGCCACTAGGCGATGGCTGCATCGTGGATGCTGGGCTTGCGATTTTAGAGGGCACAAAGGTCTTTATCTCAGCTGATAATAGAAAAAAACTAGCACAAATCAATAAAGATTTCAGCTTTGATAAAGAAATCTATAAAGCAAGAGAACTAAGCGGACTAAATGGTTTACATTTTAGACAAGATAGTAGGAGTGGTCAAATCACAGCAGCGCTTAGTACAAGAGCGATTAAGTTAAACGAAAGTTTACACTAA
- a CDS encoding phosphatidylglycerophosphatase A family protein: protein MHKLFVTFFGVGLLRPAPGTWGSVAGAICGYFIYELLSRETLFLASILLFLVSIKIIDAYEASTQTHDASHIVIDEVAGVWLAIAIGGGGILASVLALVFFRIFDITKPSFIGRIDKQVKGGLGVMGDDMLAGLIAGLVAGAIWVLSRPYLPEQIFGIALF from the coding sequence ATGCATAAATTATTTGTAACTTTTTTTGGTGTGGGGCTGCTTAGACCAGCTCCTGGGACTTGGGGCAGCGTAGCTGGGGCGATTTGTGGATATTTTATTTATGAATTACTAAGCCGTGAGACCTTGTTTTTGGCTAGTATTTTGCTCTTTTTGGTAAGCATTAAAATCATCGATGCTTACGAAGCTAGCACGCAAACTCACGATGCTAGTCATATCGTAATAGACGAGGTCGCAGGCGTATGGCTAGCAATCGCTATTGGTGGTGGTGGGATTTTAGCTAGCGTGCTTGCGCTAGTGTTTTTTCGTATTTTTGATATCACAAAACCTAGTTTTATCGGCAGGATTGATAAGCAAGTAAAAGGTGGGCTTGGCGTGATGGGCGATGATATGCTAGCTGGGCTTATTGCTGGGCTAGTTGCTGGTGCGATTTGGGTGCTAAGTAGGCCTTATTTGCCTGAGCAGATCTTTGGTATTGCGTTGTTTTAG
- a CDS encoding DUF5416 family protein, with product MRDFSSIAARFEGAFSDYEIHLSTQMSGYFIITKRGGYSSELIGEEVGELVFKDCTKTSDEIRAYICEKTPKEHKQENAPKSSKEDSLSFEIKEDKEAINEKPSAPDFSIEFEETKPAFEIIDEITDESSAFESQNSKASKALAFEIIDENSDGAGDKCLVGESPLDEDLLGEIPSASFEIIDDEDAKNSGEILADEILADKNFANESLADENFADEIQTSQTSQANQANQTNQTNQANQSLANDEIIIPAHHDSQKIFFAKNIEIISAKVVEIELIIHGYDESCDSFSFERIPPDCEYKYSIKIGELRAIFIATMDANTASEFISGFSFKTERQVPKNIEIFINESVEPVLETTLFA from the coding sequence ATGAGAGATTTTAGCAGTATCGCAGCACGCTTTGAGGGTGCTTTTAGCGACTATGAAATCCATCTTAGCACGCAAATGAGCGGGTATTTCATCATCACAAAGCGTGGTGGATACAGCTCAGAGCTAATAGGCGAGGAGGTTGGCGAACTAGTCTTTAAAGACTGCACCAAAACCAGCGATGAAATCCGTGCCTACATCTGTGAAAAAACCCCTAAAGAACACAAACAAGAAAACGCCCCAAAAAGTTCTAAAGAAGACTCGCTTAGTTTTGAGATTAAAGAGGATAAAGAAGCGATAAATGAAAAACCTAGCGCGCCAGATTTTAGCATAGAGTTTGAGGAAACAAAACCTGCCTTTGAAATTATAGATGAAATCACAGATGAAAGCTCAGCTTTTGAGAGCCAAAATTCTAAGGCTAGCAAAGCTCTAGCTTTTGAAATCATAGATGAAAATAGCGATGGCGCAGGGGATAAATGCTTAGTGGGTGAAAGTCCGCTGGATGAAGACTTGCTGGGCGAAATTCCGTCTGCTTCATTTGAAATCATAGACGATGAAGATGCTAAAAATAGCGGCGAAATTTTGGCTGATGAAATTTTGGCTGATAAAAATTTTGCTAATGAAAGTTTGGCTGATGAAAATTTTGCTGATGAAATTCAAACCAGCCAAACTAGCCAAGCAAACCAAGCAAACCAAACAAACCAAACAAACCAAGCAAACCAAAGCCTAGCAAATGATGAAATAATCATCCCTGCTCATCACGACAGCCAAAAGATATTTTTTGCCAAAAACATCGAAATCATCAGCGCAAAAGTAGTAGAGATAGAACTCATCATTCACGGCTATGATGAGAGTTGTGATTCTTTTAGCTTTGAGAGAATTCCGCCTGATTGCGAGTATAAATACTCTATTAAAATCGGCGAGCTAAGGGCGATTTTTATTGCTACTATGGATGCAAATACTGCAAGCGAGTTTATCTCTGGCTTTAGCTTTAAAACAGAACGCCAAGTGCCAAAAAACATTGAAATATTCATAAACGAAAGCGTAGAGCCGGTGCTAGAGACTACGCTTTTTGCTTAA